From the genome of Methanobrevibacter wolinii SH:
AAAACAACAAGCTATGGCTGCAAATCAACAAGTTCAACAGCAACAACAACAAATGCAGCAAGCTCAACAACAACAAGAATTACAAGCTCAACTTAATCAGGCGATGAAGCAAATTATGACTCCTGAAGCTCGAAGCAGATTAGCCAATCTTAAATTAACTAAACCTGATTTAGTTCAAAGAATTGAAATTCAATTAATACAATCTGCT
Proteins encoded in this window:
- a CDS encoding DNA-binding protein — encoded protein: MSELDDIRRKKLEQLQKQQAMAANQQVQQQQQQMQQAQQQQELQAQLNQAMKQIMTPEARSRLANLKLTKPDLVQRIEIQLIQSAQAGSLRGKITDEQLKVLLKQLSGQKREIHITRK